CCAGCAATGTGCAAGCTCCGATCATCGTCATCGCTCCCGATTCGTTCAAAGGTTCGCTGAGCGCGCCCGAAGTGGCGCGCGCCATCGCCTCGGGCATCGCCCGCGTGCTGCCGGACGCCGATCTGCGTCTGCGCCCGATGGCCGATGGCGGCGAAGGCACGCTCGACGCCCTGCTCTCCGCCGGCGGACGGCGCGTGCCGCTGTCGGTGCGCGGTGCGGGGCAGGCGTCGGTGACGGCCGAGTACGGCGTCATGCCGGACGGCACGGGCGTGCTGGAGAGCGCCAACGTCGTGAGCATCACCGACCCGGTGGGCATGCAGACGCCGGTCGCCGAACGCTCGACCGTGGGCCTGGGCGAGTTGCTGCGCGCGCTGCTCGACACGGGTGCGCGCCGCGTGCTCATCGGCCTGGGCGGCAGCAGCACGAACGACGGCGGCGCGGGGCTGCTCGTCGGGCTCGGCGCCCGCCTGCTCGACGAGGCCGGCGAAGTCGTCCCGCCGGTGCCGGCCGCGCTGCATCGCGTGGCGTCGATCGATCTGAACGGGCTCGACGCCCGCCTCAAGGATTGCGAACTGATCGCGATGTCCGACGTGAACAACCCGCTCAACGGCGCGCAAGGCGCGACGGCGATCTTCGGGCCGCAAAAGGGCGTGAGCGAAGCGCAGGTCGAGCCGCTCGACCGTGCCATCGCGCATTTCGCCGGCCACGCGCATCGCGCCTTCAACGCCAATGAAGCCGCCAGCCGCGCGGGCGCCGGCGCCGCGGGCGGTCTGGGCTTCGCGCTGCATCTGCTCGGCGCGCGGTTCCGCTCGGGCGCGGAAGTGGTGGCCGAACGCGTCGGCCTGCCGCAAGCGGTGGAAGGGGCGGACTGGCTCATCACCGGCGAAGGCCGCAGCGACGGTCAGACGCTGTCCGGCAAGACGCCGATGATCGCCGCACAGGTCGCGATCAAGGCGGGGGCAACGGCGTCGCTGCTCTCGGGCGCCATCGACCGTAGTGCGCTGGACAGCCTCTCGCGTGTGTTTTCGGGCTGCTTCTCGTTGACGTTCGGCCCGACCACGCTGGAGAAGGCCATCGCCGACGCCGCTGGGCTGCTCGCCGACAGCGCCGAACAGATGGCGCGTCTGCGCTACACGCACAAGGGTTGAGCGCCGCCGGCGCGGTGTGCGGCTGATCCGTCAGCAGCACACCGCCCCATCCCGAGCCCGGCGTCAAATCTCGATTCCGAGCGACGCCGCCGCCCGTCTCGCGATGCTCAGGGTGCCAGCCACGCCCACCTCGCCGTCCTCTTCGCCGTCCTCCTCGTCCCCGTCCTCCAGCATCCACACGGCGGACAGCCCAGCCCACGCCATGACCCATCGCAGCAACCGCTCGGGCGCCAGCCCAGCGATGCGCGCGACGCGCTCGACACGCCGGTCGAACACCCCCGGAGCCAGGGCACTCTGCGCATCGGGATTGCAAAACAGATTGGCATAGTCGAAGCCGCGCTCGCCGTACAGGCCTTTCGGATCGATGGCCAGCCACCCCGCCGCGCCGAAGTCGAGCACGTTGCCATGATGGATGTCGCCGTGCAGCACCATGACATCCTGCGGCGTCGCCAGAAGCGCCCGCGCGACATCGGCACATTGGACGAAGGGACGCCCCAGCCCCTCGGCGCTCGACAGCAGCGATGAAAACCGTACCGTCAGCGGAATTAGTGGTGGCAGTGGTGGCAATGGCGGCAGCGTCTCACGGCGCGGCCGATGAAGACGAGCGACGACCGCGCACAGAATGTCGGTGGCGGCGTCGTCACGTCCCTGCCGGGACATCTCGACCAGCGTTTCACGCCCGTCGGCGCGCAGCATCAGCAGCGCTTCGGCGTCGTGTTCGAGCACGGGCGCGGCGCCATCGCCGTTCCACCACGCCATCAGCGCGCTGCCGTCGCGCTCTTCCTTCTCGTGCGACACCTTGAGCATCGCGGCGACACCCTTCCGACGCACCGGCAGAAGATGACTATGCTTCGATGCGAACGGCTCGCCGTCGACGCGCAGCCTCCAACGCGCCAGGTAGGGTTCGAACCAGGTCATTGCAGACAAACGCGATCTCCCTGACGGCACATCACACCATCAAATCCACGAAACGATGCACCGGCATCGCTTCGAGCCGTTGCTGATCCAGCGCTACTTCGAGGATACGGGCCTGCGCCCTCGCCGCGAAACGGCGCGCGAGGTTGGTGCGGAATTTCTCCACGAGCAACGGAATCCCCTCGGCGCGCCGCCGCTTGTGGCCGATCGGGAATTCGACGAGCACTTCGTCGAGCGTCGTGCCGTCGTTGAACGTGACGGTCAGTCCGTTGGCGATCGAACGCTTGTCGGGGTCGTGATAGTCGCGCGTGAACCGCGGGTCCTCCACGCATGCGATCTTCGCGCGCAACGCATCGATACGCGGGTCGGCAGCCACGTCGTCCTCGTAATCGGCCGCGGTGAGGCGCCCGAACAGCAAGGGCACCGCCACCATGTACTGAATGCAGTGATCGCGATCGGCCGGATTCGCGAGCGGCCCCTGCTTGTCGATGATCCGGATCGCCGCCGCGTGCGTGCGAATCGTCACCGAGCGGATGTCCTGCGCGCCGCGCCCGGCCGCCTGCATTTGGCGGTGCAGCGTCATCGCCGCCTCGGCGGCGGTCTGCGCATGAAACTCGGCGGGAAACGATATCTTGAACAGCACGTTCTCCATGACATACGACCCGTACGGGCGCTGGAACGCGAACGGTCTGCCCTTGAACAGCACGTCGTAAAAGCCCCATGTCTTTGCCGTAAGCACCGACGGATACCCCATCTCCCCGGTGCGCGCCATCAGCGCGAGACGCACCGCACGGCTCGTCGCATCGCCGGCCGCCCACGATTTGCGGCTGCCGGTGTTCGGCGCGTGGCGATAGGTGCGCAGACTCTGTCCGTCGACGAAAGCCAACGACAGGGCATCGATCAATTCGTCGCGCGTGAGGCCGAGCATTTCGCCGACGACGGCCGTCGATGCGACCTTCACCAGCACCACGTGATCGAGCCCCACCTCGTTGAACGAATTCTCCAGCGCGAGACAGCCCTGAATCTCGTGCGCCTTGATCATCGCCCCGAGCACGTGGCGCATCGTGAGCGGCGCCTGCCCGCCGGCCACCGCCGTGCGCGAGAGCCAGTCCGCCGTCATCAGGATGCCGCCGAGATTGTCCGACGGATGCCCCCACTCCGCCGCGAGCCAGGTGTCGTTGAAATCGAGCCAGCGAATCATGGCGCCGAGGTTGAACGCGGCCTGCACCGGGTCGAGCTGGTACGGCGTCCCGGGGACTTTCGCCCCGTTGGGCACGATCGTGCCTGGCACGATGGGTCCGAGCAGTTTGGTGCACGCGGGATAGGACAGCGCTTCGAAGCCGCACCCGAGCGTATCGATCAGGCAGTTGCGCGCGGTGTCGAAGGCGAGATCGCTGCGGATCTCATAGGTGAGGACGTAGTCG
The Pandoraea pulmonicola DNA segment above includes these coding regions:
- a CDS encoding glycerate kinase produces the protein MSSNVQAPIIVIAPDSFKGSLSAPEVARAIASGIARVLPDADLRLRPMADGGEGTLDALLSAGGRRVPLSVRGAGQASVTAEYGVMPDGTGVLESANVVSITDPVGMQTPVAERSTVGLGELLRALLDTGARRVLIGLGGSSTNDGGAGLLVGLGARLLDEAGEVVPPVPAALHRVASIDLNGLDARLKDCELIAMSDVNNPLNGAQGATAIFGPQKGVSEAQVEPLDRAIAHFAGHAHRAFNANEAASRAGAGAAGGLGFALHLLGARFRSGAEVVAERVGLPQAVEGADWLITGEGRSDGQTLSGKTPMIAAQVAIKAGATASLLSGAIDRSALDSLSRVFSGCFSLTFGPTTLEKAIADAAGLLADSAEQMARLRYTHKG
- a CDS encoding aminoglycoside phosphotransferase family protein, translating into MTWFEPYLARWRLRVDGEPFASKHSHLLPVRRKGVAAMLKVSHEKEERDGSALMAWWNGDGAAPVLEHDAEALLMLRADGRETLVEMSRQGRDDAATDILCAVVARLHRPRRETLPPLPPLPPLIPLTVRFSSLLSSAEGLGRPFVQCADVARALLATPQDVMVLHGDIHHGNVLDFGAAGWLAIDPKGLYGERGFDYANLFCNPDAQSALAPGVFDRRVERVARIAGLAPERLLRWVMAWAGLSAVWMLEDGDEEDGEEDGEVGVAGTLSIARRAAASLGIEI
- a CDS encoding bifunctional 2-methylcitrate dehydratase/aconitate hydratase, translated to MSAGISNVRPAPDKVLTDIADYVLTYEIRSDLAFDTARNCLIDTLGCGFEALSYPACTKLLGPIVPGTIVPNGAKVPGTPYQLDPVQAAFNLGAMIRWLDFNDTWLAAEWGHPSDNLGGILMTADWLSRTAVAGGQAPLTMRHVLGAMIKAHEIQGCLALENSFNEVGLDHVVLVKVASTAVVGEMLGLTRDELIDALSLAFVDGQSLRTYRHAPNTGSRKSWAAGDATSRAVRLALMARTGEMGYPSVLTAKTWGFYDVLFKGRPFAFQRPYGSYVMENVLFKISFPAEFHAQTAAEAAMTLHRQMQAAGRGAQDIRSVTIRTHAAAIRIIDKQGPLANPADRDHCIQYMVAVPLLFGRLTAADYEDDVAADPRIDALRAKIACVEDPRFTRDYHDPDKRSIANGLTVTFNDGTTLDEVLVEFPIGHKRRRAEGIPLLVEKFRTNLARRFAARAQARILEVALDQQRLEAMPVHRFVDLMV